The sequence GCTTTTTTCAAAGTGAGGGTATCTTTCTTTATCCGATTTAGCTATTCAGTTCTTGACCCTTAGCAGAATAATCTCGCTTCATTTTTACGACAGGAATGTTGGCAATTAAAGCTACTTCACGGTCGTCTTGACAAAGATTAAATTCCAAGGCAGCTTCGTCGATCTCCATGTAGTTAGAGATTACTTTAACAAGATCTTCTCTTAATTTGTTAAGCATGGCAGGCGAAATGCTGGCACGGTCGTGCACTAAGACAAGCCGTAGACGTTCTTTTGCTACCGACTTGCTTGAGGCACTTTCCCTGCCTAGCATCCGGCTGATAAATTCTAACAAGGACAATTCCTCCTCTCAGTACAGAACGGTCAACCTAGGCCAATGAGTTTCTTCAATCTATCCATGAGTCCTTTAGGTACTTCGAGGTTCATCAGGGGAACCTCTTCCCCTTGGATTCTCTTTGTAATCCGTCGGTACGCTTCTCCTGCTTTTGAGCCCAGATCCATGACTGCAGGTTCACCACGGTTCGTGGAAACTACGATGCTCTCATCTTCGGGAACCACCCCAATAAGCTCGATGGCTAGGATATCTAAAATATCTGAAATATCCATCATGTCACCGCGTTTTACCATATCCGGGCGCAGACGGTTAATGATTAATTTTGGATTTCTTAGTTCCGATGCTTCCAGTAAGCCAATAATCCGGTCTGCGTCCCGGACTGCACTGACTTCAGGTGTACAAACCACAACCGCTCGGTCCGCACCGGCAATGGCGTTACGGAAGCCTTGCTCGATTCCTGCCGGACAATCTATAATTGCATAATCAAATTCTTCTTTAAGCTCCTGGCAGAGGGCCTTCATTTGCTCAGGATTGACGGCTGTTTTATCTTTTGTTTGGGCAGCCGGCAGCAAAAAGAGATTGGTAAAACGCTTATCTTTGATAAGTGCTTGTTTCAAACGGCAATTACCACTGGTTACATCCACCAAATCGTAAACAATTCTATTCTCTAAACCCAATACCACATCAAGGTTACGCAAACCTATATCTGTATCAACAAGAACGACTTTATGGCCATTATTGGCTAAACCAGTGCCAATATTAGCCGATGTTGTCGTCTTGCCTACGCCCCCTTTTCCAGAAGTTACTACGATTACCTCACCCATAGTTAGACCTGCCTTTCACTATAGACTTATTCTCTTATTAACGGGCCTTGCCGCGCCAACCGCTCAGTCCGGCTGCTTCTACTACTAATTGGTCATCCTTGATCTTAGCAATCTCCGGCCCTCGGATTTCAGTTCCGTCATCCGGAGCCCTGGTGACCAAATCCGCGATTCGCAATTGAGTAGGGGCCAGATGATAGGCGCTTACCGTGGCCTCTCGATTTCCTGTCGCTCCTGCATGAGCAACCCCTTTAAGGGAACCCAGAACGACAATATTTCCAGTCGCAATTATTTCCGCTCCTGGGTTAACATCACCCATCACTACAACATGCCCCTCATACTGCACACTCTTTCCCGAGCGCATTGAGCGTTCTACAAAGAGACAATGTCCTTCAACCATTCCTTCTTCCAGACGTGCCTCTCTTTCCGCATATACTGAGGGCCTGGGCTTAGGAAGGTAGACTTCATCCTCGGTCAGCCAGCCTGCAAGTTCTAACCCAGATTCCTTCAAAGCGGCGGCTATACCAGCGATTTCCTCCTCTGAGAACTCTCTTTTCCCGGCGTAACACCGAACGGCTGCACCTTGGAGGAATTGATCCGAGTTCTTCATAAGGGTACTAAGTTCATTGATCAGCAATTCAAAGTCCGCAGCCGGATCCAGGTACAAGACCAGACCGTCGCGGGTTCCTTTAAGTGCCACATGATCTGTCCGTGTCAACGTGCACAATCCTCCATTGCTTGTCATAATTAAATGCTCTCTTTAAATTCTACAAGCCTGTCCAATTTCCCTTTATCGAAAAGAAAAAAACGAGGATAAATTTCCTCGTTTTTCAGCCTCCATTCGTGCTCTTCCAACCAAAATACTTCATAAAAGCCGCCTTGGCGACCAAACCTGCCGTTTCTCCTCCATGTCCTCCAAATTCAACCACTCCGGCAAAGGCTACCTGGGGATGGTCATAGGGAGCAAAAGCCACAAAGACCCCGTTGTAGATTTCCCCTGATATTGTATTTTTGGAACCGATCTGAGCGGTACCTGTTTTTGCGCCTCCAGAGTATTCCGGTACATCTGAGAAGAGCCAGTTAGCGGTTCCTTCTCCTTGGGTTACTTCCCGCATCCCCAGCTTGACCTGCTCTAAAACTTCAGGAGACACCGAGACATTGTTCAGGACTTTTGATTCAAACTGTTTAACCGTCTCCCCGGTGAGGGGATCCAAGAGCTTCTCAACCACAAAGGGCTGGAAATGCTTTCCTCCGTTGACCATGGTGGCGACATAATTAGCTAATTGAATAGGAGTATAAGCATTATATCCTTGCCCGATAGAATTGTTATAACTGTCATAGGGCCGCCAATCAAGAGGCTCAGCAGTTCTTAACTTGTATAAATCATTAACCTTTTTAATTTCAGCGTCTTTTTCATTTTGAAGTTGCTGCCGGGTAGCTTCATCAGCAGCTTGCTCCAGTCTGGGAGCATACTCGCTGTCAATCTTAGTCAGGGATTCATCCCGAGATTTAGCTGCATTCTCATGGATATTTGTAAAATAGCTTTTCTTCCATTCCGCTGAAGGGGAAATTCCTTTGGCTTCTCCCGGCAAATCAATGCCGCTTTCGATACCTAAGCCAAATTCCCGGGCGATTCGACCGATAGTTTCCGGGTTTTCGTCAAAAACCCGACGCCCCATAATTTCAAAATAAATATTGGAGGATTTAGCCAAGGCACGGTACAAATTGACCTGACCGAAGTAG comes from Desulfosporosinus meridiei DSM 13257 and encodes:
- the minC gene encoding septum site-determining protein MinC, with translation MTRTDHVALKGTRDGLVLYLDPAADFELLINELSTLMKNSDQFLQGAAVRCYAGKREFSEEEIAGIAAALKESGLELAGWLTEDEVYLPKPRPSVYAEREARLEEGMVEGHCLFVERSMRSGKSVQYEGHVVVMGDVNPGAEIIATGNIVVLGSLKGVAHAGATGNREATVSAYHLAPTQLRIADLVTRAPDDGTEIRGPEIAKIKDDQLVVEAAGLSGWRGKAR
- the minE gene encoding cell division topological specificity factor MinE yields the protein MLEFISRMLGRESASSKSVAKERLRLVLVHDRASISPAMLNKLREDLVKVISNYMEIDEAALEFNLCQDDREVALIANIPVVKMKRDYSAKGQELNS
- the minD gene encoding septum site-determining protein MinD, which gives rise to MGEVIVVTSGKGGVGKTTTSANIGTGLANNGHKVVLVDTDIGLRNLDVVLGLENRIVYDLVDVTSGNCRLKQALIKDKRFTNLFLLPAAQTKDKTAVNPEQMKALCQELKEEFDYAIIDCPAGIEQGFRNAIAGADRAVVVCTPEVSAVRDADRIIGLLEASELRNPKLIINRLRPDMVKRGDMMDISDILDILAIELIGVVPEDESIVVSTNRGEPAVMDLGSKAGEAYRRITKRIQGEEVPLMNLEVPKGLMDRLKKLIGLG